AGCTGACGAGCAGAGGAACGGCAGTCCGAGGGCGTCGGCCCTGGCGGCAGCGGCGCGAGCGACGACACTGTGATACTCCCCTGCCAAGGCGGCCACCCCGAGGCGAGCCAACTCGTCCACGGCCGCCGCGGCCCTCTGCGGATCGGCTGCGGTGTCCCGGACCACCAGCTCAAGTGGTCTTCCGACGATCCCTCCGGCGTCATTGACGTCGCGAACGGCCAGCTCGATTCCGGCGAGCAGGTGCCGGCCCGCCTCGGCCCAGCCGGGCCGGCTGAGCGGAACGAGAGCGCCGATCCGTACGGGTGATCCGTCGGTCCGATCCGTTTCGGAAGCCGATGGTGGTGTGCTCATGCGGTGGCGTCTCCCTTGTGGCAATTCGGTCGCAGGGTGCCCGAATCGCCGAGTAGCAGGACCCGGTGGAACGCATCCGTCTCGTCTCGCCGTGGCGGGCGCACCTGCGTGATCACGCCGGATATTGCATCCACCGTCGTCGCCGACAGGCAACTGATTATGTGTTCGGGTGCGCGGACCCGAGGCGTACGGAACGGCTCGTCGAACAGCGCAACGCGCTGCACCTGGGCGGAGACCGCGTCCTCGTGGCCGTCTCAGCGGCCGGTCGGGAGCGTGGTCGCGAAGTCCTCGAACCAGGCGAGCACGTCGGGGTGGGTGACCGTGCCCTCGGCGGTCACGTCAGCGGCGCGGTTCCCCTGGATGATGCGCTTGACGGGGACCTCCAGCTTCTTGCCGGTCAGGGTACGGGGCACGGCGGCGATCGGAATGATGGCATCCGGAACGTGCCGGGGCGAGAGTTCGTCCTTGATGAACGTCGCGATGGTGGTCCGGAGCGTGGCGTCGAAGGCTGCCCCTTCGGCTACGACGACGAAGAGGGGCATGAAGTAGCCGCCGTCCGGCAGTTCGGCGCCGATGACCAGGCTGTCCGCGATCTGTGGGAGTTGCTCGACGACGGCGTAGATGTCGGCGGAGCCCATCCGCACGCCCATCCGGTTGAGCGTCGAATCCGAGCGTCCGGCCACCACGACCGACAGGTCGGGGTCGATCGTGACCCAGTCGCCGTGCCGCCACACCTGGGGATACACGTCGAAATAGCTCGCCAGATAGCGCAGGTTCTCAGGGTCGTCGACGAAGTGCAGCGGCATCGAGGGCAGCGGCGCCGTCACCACCAGTTCCCCCTGTTCTCCGACCAGTGGCTGTCCGGAGGCGTCCCAGGCGGCGAGGGAGACGCCGAGTGCGGGACACTGGATCCGGCCGACGCGCACCGGCAGCAGGGGGGAACCCCCGGCGAGGACCGAGCAGATGTCGGTTCCTCCGCAGATCGACTGCAGCCACGCATCGGGGGCGAGGCGGTCGTAGACCCAACGCCATGTGCTGCCAGGAAGCGACGAGCCGGTCTGCAGCACGGACCGCAGAGCGCTCAGGTCGGTCTCGGCCGCCGGGTGGGCATTCGCCTTCTCCGCAGCGACCAGGTAGGCCGCACCCACGCCGACCATCGTCGCCCGGGTCTGCTCGGCCACCTTCCACACGCCGTTGACGTCGGGGTACGTGGGGCTGCCGTCGTACAGGACGATCGTGGCGCCGTGCAGCAGGCCGCCGACCATGAAGTTCCACACCATCCAGCTGGTGGAGGTCTGGAAGAAGAAGCGGTCGTCGCTCCGCAGATCGACGCCGAGGCCCAGAGCCTTGAGCAGCTCGACGACGATGCCGCCGTGGCTCTGCACCATGCCCTTCGGTACGCCCGTGGTGCCGGACGACCACAGGATCCACAGCGGGTGGTCGAAGGGGACGTCGGCGAAGCTGAGCTCCGCCCGCTTGTCGAGCAGCGCGGACCAGTTGTGCTGCACCACCTCGGGCCGCCGGCACCACGAGGTGGGAGGGGCGGACGCATAGAGGTGGTCGACCGCGATCAGGTGCCGGACCGTGGGCAGTCCGTCCACGATCTCGGCGGCCGACGGACGCCGGTCGAACTCCTTGCCCCCGTAGGAGTAGCCGTCCGCGGCCACCAGCACCGTGGGCTCCGCCTGCCGCAGCCGAGCGAGCACGCCGGGCGTGCCGAATTCCGGCGAGCACACCGTCCACACCGCGCCGACAGCGGCACTGGCCAGCAGCGCGACCACGGCGTGCGACGTGTTGGGGAGATACCCGGCGACGCGGTCACCAGGACCCACGCCCATCGCTCGCAGAGATGCGGCGACAGCGGCGACGTCGCGTCCGAGCTGCTGCCACGACGTCTCCTCGGGAACGCCGTCTTCCGAGACGCTGATCAGGGCCGGGCGCTCGTCGGTCGAGCGGGAGAAGCACCGCTCGGCGAAGTTCATCCGCGCTCCCGTGAACCAGGTGGCTCCGGGCATCGACGCGTCAGCCAGCACCTCGTCGTAGCCGCTGACGGCATCGAGGCCGTAGAACTCCCAGATCGCGGACCAGAAGGCAGATGTGTCGGTGGTGCTCCATCGCCACAGCTCCGGGTAGTCGGAGAAGGTCAGTCCCCGTGTTTCGCTCAGCCGGCGCATGAAGGCGGCCGTGTTGGAGCTTTCGGCGGTCGCGCGGCTCGGGGACCACAGCAGGTCGGGATCGGTGCTCATCAGCGCCTCCGGGGGCAGGGTGCGGTTTCGGGCCGTCGCGTCCATGACCCGTGCGGTGGGGACCGGTGCGTCGGTCAGGCGGACATGTCGGCCGGGGTCCGGCCGAGCTCGCGGATGAACTCCTCCGCCCGGGGCCATGCGCCGTAGCCGGAGGCAGGGTTGAGGTGGCCGACCGGGCCGAGGTCCACGAGGCGGCTGCCCCACGCCCGGGCGAGACCGGCGACGCGACCGGCGTCGGCCAGGGGATCGTTCGTACTCGCCGCGACGATGCTGCGGAAGGGCAGAGCGGTCCGCGGCACGGGTGTCCAGCCGTTGTCGCGCAGGGTCTCCAGGCTGGTATAGCCCTCCGGCATCGTGGTCTCGAAGTCGGGTGGCGTCGCGAGCAGCGCTCCCCTGACCGGACGCCGGTGTCGTTGTGCCCAGTGCACAGTCGTCATTACACCGGCGCTGTGGGCGACGATGACGACCGGCCCGGAGATGTCCGACACCAGCTCGTCCAGTGCGGCGACCTGGGCGTCGCAGCTCAGTCTGTCCTTCTCCAGCGGGGGGAGGGTCCGGGCATCGGCGATCTTGTCGGCCAGGACGGTCTGCCAGTGCTCCGGCACGTGATCACGCAGTCCGGGGACGATCACGACCGTCGGTTCCGTGGTGAGGCTCATGACTGCAACTCCGCCTTCTTGAGCGCCGGATCGGGGAGCAGCCCCAGGCGGCGCAGATCTCTCTCGTAGGAGAACATTCCGATCGTGAAGACCACGCTGGTCACCAGGGCTACGAGCGGGATCAGCCGCAGGGCGCCGAGGAGGCCCAGGTGGTCCGCGAGCATGCCCGTCACCGCGGGCCCGGGGGCGAGCCCGAGCAGGCTGTTGGCCAGGGTGAGCGTGGCGAAGGCCGTCGCCGCGATGGCGGCGGGGGTCAGATTGGCGACCATCGCGGCCGCCGGTCCGGCGGTGCCTGCGGCCACCAGGGTCCCGCCCCCGATCAGCAGGAGTTGCAGCGGGCCGGCCGGCAGGTGGAATCCCGCCATCAGCAGCACGAGCGACCCAAGACTGCACGCGATCGCCACCGCCCACTTCCGGGCTGCGGCCTTCCGGCTGAGGCGGTCCGCGACGATCCCGCAGAGGATCATGCCGGCGCCACCGATCAGCGCGAAGACCCCTGCGACGAGGCCGGCTTCACCAGGAGGCATGTCGTAGTACCGGTTGAGGAAGCTGGGCATCCAGGCGAGCAGGGCCATGGCAATGAACATCTGCAGCCCGCTGCCGACGTACGCGCAGACCACGGAGACCGACGAGAACAGCCGCGGCAACTGGGTTCGGACGGGGGCACGTTCGCCGGACATCGACGTGTTCCGCTTCGTCGAGGCCGACCCCAGTCTCTTCTCTGTGATGAGGAAGCCGTAGACGGCGGCCAGCCCGAGCCCGAAGAGTCCCATCACGCCGAAGGCCCAACGCCAGCCGAGCTCCTGGGCAACGGCACCGCCGATCGACACCCCCAGCACGGATCCGAACGAACCTCCCGCGATGAAAGCCCCGGAGAGCGTGGCCCGCACGCCGACAGGAAACACGCTCAGGACCACCGCGATGCCCACACTCCCGTACGCCGCCTCCCCGACGCCGACCATGAACCTGCCGAGGAGCATCTGGCCGTAGCTCGCGGCGATGGCGCAGCCCAGCGTCGCCAGGCTCCAGGCTGTCGCCGAGAGGACGAGGATTCTGACCCGTCCCCAGCGGTCGGCCAGCAAGGACAGAGGAAACGTGAGCACACCGACCATCAGGGCCACGACGCCGCTGAGCGTGCCCAACTTGGCGTCGGAGACCAGCCATTCAGCTTTCAGCAGGGGAAAGACGGCGTTGAGGACCTGCCGCGACATGTAGTCGGACAACAGCAGCCCGAAACTCAGGGCGAAGACCAGCCAGGCGTAGCGACGGGACACGGCCGGCGGGGCGGGCGACGTGTCCGGCACCGGTGTGCCGGCAGTCTGAAGTCTCATGGGCGTCACCTTTCGTCTCTGGTCAGGGCTCAGAACGTGGCGTCGCCGACGATCCCGGCGCGCTCCATCTTGCGGACGGCGGGCCAGTAGTCCTGGACGGCGTAGTGCTGGGTGGAGCGGTTGTCCCAGATGGCGACGCTGTTCTTCTCCCAGCGCCAGCGCACTTGGTACTCGGGGACGGCCGCCTGGCTGATCAGGTAGTTCAGAAGGTTGCCGGCGCCGGGCGCGTAGTCCTGGCCGAAGCGCACGTTCTCCGGCGTGTGGTAGTTGACGAAGTGCGTGGTGAAGGCGTTGACGAAGAGGATCTCCTCGCCGGTCTCCGGATGGGTGCGCACCACCGGGTGCTCCGGGTCCGGAAAACGGGCCTTCAGTTCGTGGCGTTGCTCCGCCGCCATCGCGGCGCCGAAGGTCGCCTCGATGCTGTGCCGCGCACGCAGGCCCGCGACCTGGGCCTTGATGTGCTCGGGCAGCCTGCGGTACGCCTCGGCCATGTTGACCCAGATCGTGTCACCGCCCACCTCCGGTGTCTCCACGCAGCGCAGTACCGCGCCCATGGGCGGGGCCGCGCGCCAGGTCGCGTCGCAGTGCAGGGCGTTCTCGTAGTGCTCGGGCTTGCTGTCCAGGTCCTTGTAGATACGGACGAGGCCCGGGTGGGCGGGGTCGCTGCCGGCCACCGGGTGGTCCTCCAGCGGACCGAAGCGCGCCGCGAAGGCGACGTGTTCGGCGCGGGAGATGTCCTGGTCGCGCAGGAAGAGGACCTTGTACCGCAGCAGCAGTTCCTTGATCTGCGTGAACAGGTCGTCGTCACGCGAGGCTTCGCCGAGGTTCACGCCGAAGAGTTCGGCTCCGATGGTGCAGGTCAGCGGCTCAACCCTGATCGAGGCACGGCGTCCGCCGGTGCGCGCCGGAGCCGGCGCGCCTTCCCTCGGGTGCATGGTCTGGGGCATCGTGCTCACTCCTGGTTGTCGTGGAATTCGTGCCATGGGATACGCGAGGTGCTCGGATGCGGCGTACTCAGACGACGAAGACGGAGGATCCCGTGGTGCGCCCTCCTTCGAGATCGCGATGGGCCTGTGCCGCGTCGGGAAGGGCGTACCGCTGGTTGGTCTCGACCTTGATACGTCCGGACTCGACGTGTCCGAACAGCTCACCGGCCAGCGCGGCGCGCTCCGCCGGCTCGGCGATGTAGTCGGCCAGAGCCGGCCGCGTCACGAACAGCGAGCCGTGGATGGCCAGTTGCATGGCGTCGAGCGGCGGCACCCCGGAGGCCGTGCCGAAGCACACCAGCAGGCCGCGGCGCTGCAGGGAGGCCATGGATCCGGCGACGGTGTCCTTGCCGACGCTGTCGAAGACGACCGGGACGCCCTTGCCGTCCGTAATCTCGCGCACCCGCTCGGCCACGTTCTCCCGCCTGTAGTAGACGATGTGATCGCAGCCGTGGGCGCGGGCGACCTCGGCCTTCTCCTCGCTGGAGACCGTCCCGATCACGGTGATGCCGAGCAGCTTCGCCCACTGGGAGAGGATCAGGCCGACGCCGCCCGCCGCCGCATGGAGCAGTACGGTGTCGCCGGACTTCAGCGGGTGGATGCGGCGCAGCAGATAGGCCGAGGTGAGGCCGCGCATGGTCATGGCCGCCGCGGTCTCGCAGCTGATCCCGTCCGGCAGTTTGATCAGTGAGTCCGCGGGCATGACCCGCTCCGTGCTGTAGGCGCCCAGGGGGCTGCCGGTGTAGGTGACCCGGTCTCCCTCGGCGACGTCCGTCACGCCCTCGCCCACGGCCTCGATCACACCCGATGCCTCCACACCGAGACCCGCGGGCAGCGGAGCCGGGTACAGGCCGGTGCGGAAGTAGGTGTCGGCGAAATTGAGTCCGACGGCGACGTGCCGGATGCGTACCTCGCCCGGGCCCGGCTCGCCGGTGGTGACCTCCTCCCACCTCATGACGTCGGGGCCACCGGTTTCATGGAAGCGAATGGCATGTGCCATGACGTGCTCCGTTTGCTCGTGTGCAGGGCTGAGTGGGGTGGTGCGGGGCGGCGGCGGAATGGCCGCCGCCCGTGGGGGGGGTGGGTCAGTTCGTGGCGTCGCGCAGCATGGAGCCGCGCTGTCCGGGGCGGCGGTTGGGCACCATGCCGAGCCGCGCCAGGGTCTCGTCGGCGTCCGCGTACCATTCGCCGATCCGGTAGATCCGCTTGGCGTCCTGCCCGGTGGCGACCTCACGGCCCAGCGCATCGGCGATCCGGACCATCTGCTCGACCTGCTCGACGGACGACATCCGCTCGCCCTTGCGCTGCCACAGGTTGTCCTCGTTGCCCACCCGCACGTGCGCACCGAGGGCGATGCCGACCGCGCCCATCGGCGCCACCGCGCGCATGGATGCCTCGATGGTGAGCACGGCGCCGTCCGGGACGCGGCGGATGAACTCGACCAGGTCGGCGGGGTGCCGACCGGCGAACCCACCGCCGATGGCGACGTAGTTCAGCACCAGCGGTCCGCTGTAGATGCCCTTGCGGATCAGCCGTTCCACGGTCTCCAGCTGTGCCATGTTGGCGAGTTGGAAGTGCGGCTGGACGTCCTTGGCCCGGAGCCGCTCGAGGTGTTCGAGATAGAAGTCCGGCCCGGCCTCGACCACCATGTCCCGGTATGCCTTGTAGTACGCCGGCTTGGCGATCGAGGTGCCCTCGATGTCCTCGTCGTCGAAGAGCTCGACGATGTTCATCTGGTTGGTGTTGATCGCGATCGTCACCTGGTCGGGCCTGGGGGTGATCTCGGCCAGCATGTGGCGGGTGTCGTAGCTGAGCCACTTGGCGTCTCCGCCCTCGTCCTCGGGGGCGAAGGAGATGGATCCGCCGATCTGCAGGACCATGTCCGGCACGGCCTCGCGCAGCCGGGCCATCAGCTCGTTGAACATGGAGAGGCGCTTGGAGCCGTGGCCGTCCAGCTCGCGTACATGGATGTGCAGCACCGTGGCGCCGGCGTTGTAGCAGTCGACGGCCGCCTGCACATGCTCGTCCATGGTGAGCGGGAGGTCGTCGGCGTCACCGGGCAGCCACTCCGGCCCGTAGGGCGCGGCCTGGATGACCAGCTTCTCCTGGTTCTCCGGGTACAGGGAGTCGTCGAAGAAATGCATGGTCCATCTCCTTTGTGGGGCGGGCTTCTGTCGGTCGGTGCGTTCACCCGCTGCCCGCGGCGCTGCCTGCGGCGTGGTGCCAGAAGGGCAGGCGAGATGCGGGGGCGAGGGCGCTGAAGGGATTCCCGGGGTCGCCGATCGCTCGGATACGATCAGCGGGCGGTGTGGAGGGATCACGCGGCGTCGGGCAGGGATTCCTGCTCGTCCTCGTGGGCCGACCATGTCCCTTGCGGTAATCCCACGTTAAGGGCGGGTTACGGGACGCGCTTGACCGAAAGTGACAGAAGACTTGACGCTTGGGGACACGCCCGGGCTCGCGCCCGGCCGCCTCCCGTCAGTCCTCGCCCGGGCGCCGCTGCACGGTCCCGCGGACTCGCCACTCCCTGGGACTACAGCCGAACCGCTCGCGGAACCAGCGCGAGAAGGCGCTCGGTGCGGAGAATCCCAGCAGTCCGGAGATCTCCGTGAACGATCGGCGTGGGTTCGCGACGAGTTGTTCCGCGAGCTGGATGCGTGTCGCGTTCAGAACCGAGGAGAACGTCTCGCCCGAGACCGCCAGATGCCGGTGGACCGTCCTCCGGTCGACGCCGAGGCTGTCCGCGACCTGCTCGATCGAACAGCGCCCGGTGGGCAGCAGGACTTCGATCAGCTCGCTCACGCGGTCCAGCACGGTGGTGTCCCTGGACACCGCGATGGACTCGAAGTACTGCCGGGCGTAGGTCCGCAGCAGCGGGTCCGACATGGGGTTGGGTGCCTTGAGATCGCTGGCGTAGAAGACGATCCCGTTGAATTCCCGCCCGAATTCCACCACGGGGCCGAAGACGCGCCGGTGGGTGGCGATATCCGCCGGCGCGTCGTGGGTGAAGCACACGGACAGCGGTTGCCACCGGTCACCGAGAAAGCTGCGGAGCACGCCGTGGAAGGCCCCCACGGCCAGCTCGGTGGCCTGACGGGTGGACATGGCCTCACCCACTTCGAGGCTCACCTTGAGGGTGGCCAGGCCGCTCGCCTCGGAGAGCCGGCTGTGGAGCATCTCGTTGTACATGTACTCGTGGCGGACGAGGAGTTCGAGGGCGCTGCGGACATCGGGCTCGTCGCGCAGGACCAGACTGATCGGGCCGAGATTGGACACGCGGCGTCGCTCGGCGAGGAGCAGGCCGAAGTCCTCTCGATGCGAGGACGCCGCCGAGCGTTCGAGCAACTCGATGACCGCCGCGCCGGGGATCCACCGGTCCGGGACCGCGAGGCCGACGGGGTCCAGGCCCACGCGCTTCATCAGGGCCCGGGGATCGAGACCGAGCGACTGGCTGACCTCGACATAGCTGCTCAGCGCTGCATTGCGGACAAGAGGCTTCATGGGCGCACTCCAGGGGGGCTCTGTCCCCAAGTGATAAGTGAGATGTCACTTCACGTCAAGTAACGGATCACGTGGTGACCTAGCGTTGCACCACCGCAGTGGAACTCTCCGCCTGGACGCGGCGACCCGGCCGGTCGGAAATCCAGCGGACCACACCCTCGCAGATGACCAAGGGGGCCACCATGGAAAACGTGATCAACACACTGCGTCGGCCCCATTCCGGGCCGGCCGTGTGGAAAGGGCCGGAGCTGGCCGACTCGGGAGAATGGGTCCTACGGCTCTCACCTGCGCAGATCGACGAACTCGACAGGGCTCTGCACGCGGTGCACGAGCAGAGCCTTCCCCTGTTGAAGGTCACAGCCGGTGACTTTCCGCTGCCTACGCTGGCCGGTGAGCTGGAGCGCATCGCTGACGTACTGGAGAACGGACGGGGCTTCGTACTCGTCAAACGCATTCCGGTCGAGCGTTACGGGCAGGCCGCGGCGAGCACGATCTTCTGGGGACTGGGACGCCATCTCGGGACACCGGTCTCACAGAACGCGTCGGGCCATATGCTCGGCCATGCCCGGGACACCGGCCGTAGCCTGGCGGACCCGGCGACGCGCGGATATCAGACCCGCGCCGGCCTGCCCTTTCACACCGACGGTTCCGATGTCCTCGGACTTCTGTGCCTGCGAGGGGCGCGCTCCGGCGCGCGGAACGCCGTCGTCAGCTCGGCAGCGGTCCACAACGCCGTCCTGGCGCGGCGGCCGGATCTGGTCGAGCGGCTGTATCACACCCATTTCTTCGATCGCCGGGAAGAGCACGCCCCCGATGACCTCCCGTACACCGCGCTGCCGCTCGCGTCCTGGAGCCGGAGCAGGCTGAGCATGCGCTACAACCGCTGTTATCTGGAGTCCGCGCAGCGCTTTCCCGGCGTTCCCCGCCTCGACCCGAAGGACAGGGAACTGTTCGACCTCGTCGACGCATTGGCGGAGTCACCGGAATTCCGGCTCGATATCGACTTCGAGGTCGGCGACCTGCTGTTCGTGAACAACCACACCGTTCTTCATTCCCGTACCGGGTACGAGGACTTCGCCCAGCCCGACCTGAAGCGCCACGTCCTACGGCTGTGGCTGTCCGTGGGGCAGGGAGGCGGCGGGGTCTCCCCTCGCGACATCGTCGGGACACAGAATTCCGCGCGTCTCCGCCACCTCCGGTGACTGTCAGCGCCGACACCCCGCCAACCCAGCCCGAAGAGGAAACGACATGGACAACCTCGCCGCACTCCTGACGAAGTCCGCCCGGTCGGACGGCGACCGCGTCGCCGTTCGCCAGGACGACATCGCCCTCACCTACGGCCAACTCAACGACGCGAGTGCCCGGTTCGCCACCCTGCTGCGGAGCAAGGGGGCACGGCCGGGCGATCGCATCGCGTTGGTCATGCCCAACGTCGCCTGGTTCCCGGTGGCGTACTACGGCATCCTCCGTTGCGGTGGCGTGGTCGTACCGATGAATCCGCTGTTGAAGGCGCGTGAAGTCGGGTTCGTCCTCCGGGATTCCGGTTCCCGGCTCGTGGTGACATCCCCTGACTTCACGCACGAGGTCGAAGCAGCCGCGGCGGAAGCCGGGGTCGGCTGCCTGGTCACCGACACGACGACGTACGACGCCTCGGAGCAGGACTCCGAAGGCATGTACCGGGTCGCCGACCGGGCGGCGGACGACACCGCCGTGATCCTCTACACGTCCGGCACGACAGGAACCCCCAAGGGGGCCGAGCTGACCCACCGCAATCTGATGACCAACGCGGCCACCACGGCCGAGACGCTGCTCCACATCGGGCCGGACGACGTGCTGTTCGGGGGCCTGCCGCTGTTCCACGCCTTCGGGCAGACCTGCGCCCTCAACACCGCCGTCGCTGCGGGCGCCACCCTGACCTTGTTGCCGCGGTTCGAGCCGGCCAGGGCGCTGGAGATCATGCACCGGGACGGAGCCACCGTCTTTCTGGGCGTCCCCACGATGTACTCGGCCCTGCTCAGCAGCAAGGTTCGCGACGGGCACGGTCTCCCACGTCTGCGTCTGGCCGTTTCCGGCGGTGCTTCTCTGCCGGTCGAGGTACTGCACACCTTCGAACGGGAATTCGCCGTCACGGTACTGGAGGGCTACGGCCTCTCGGAGACTTCACCGGTCGCTTCGTTCAATCCTCCGGACCAGCCGCGCAAGGCCGGCTCGATCGGCCTCCCGATCCGCGGTGTCGAACTCAAACTCGTGGCCGACGACGGCACTTCGGTGGCTCCGGGCGAGGTGGGCGAGATCGCGATCCGGGGCGAGAACGTGATGAGGTGCTATTGGAACCGTCCGGAGGAGACCGCGGAAGCCGTCCGGGACGGGTGGTTCCACAGCGGTGATCTCGCCCGTGTCGACGACGACGGCTATTACTTCGTCGTCGACCGGAAGAAGGACCTCATCATCCGTGGCGGATACAACGTCTATCCGCGCGAGATCGAGGAAGTGCTCTACGAACACCCGGCCGTCGCGGAAGCCGCGGTCGTCGGCGTGCCGCACGGGATCCACGGGGAGGAGATAGCCGCTGTCGTCACTCTGCGGGACGGTTCCCGGGTCACCACCGACGAGATTCGCGACCATGTCAAACAGCGGGTGGCTGCGTACAAGTACCCACGGATCGTCACCTTCACCGACGCGCTCCCCAAGGGCGCAACGGGCAAGATCCTCAAGCGGGAGATCGTCGTCGAGCAGAAGGCTCCCAGGGACTGAACCGGCCGGATCGCGGAAGCGGTCACTCACCGGCGGGGTGCCGCTGCTCGTGGGCGGAGAGTTCCTCGGCGAGGATCGGAACCCCCATGTTGCAGGCGTGAATGCCGAGCACGGTGGTCAGCTTGAGCACTTCGAGGATCTCTTCCCGGGTCACGCCGAGCTCCAACGCGGCTCGTATATGGCGCCTGACCCCGGGCGAGTACATATGGGTGGAGGCGGCATCCACGGCAATGCACAACAGCTCCACGACCTTCGGCTCCAGCACCCCGTTCCTCCAGGGCATCGTTGCCGTGTTCATGAACTCCTCGGTCCACTCGGGATCCCATGCGTACAACTGGTCCCACAGCGGATTCCAGCTGCCGTTCGCCCGCATCCGGCCAACGGTTGTCGAAGAACTCTCCATGGTGTGCCCTTCCCCAGCAGGAGTGGATCGACGGCAACACTAGGCTTCTGGGGCTCCCGTGACTTGACCTCAGGGGGCAGGTGATGTGCCACTTCGAGACATCGTCGGCGAGGGCTCAGGGGATCTAGGGTCTTTCGTTTGGATCAGGCCGGATCAGGGAGCGGGGTCTGGTGTGGGCAGCTGCAAGGCGGAGGAGGGAGTCGACGCGGAGCGTCGGCGACCGACGACAACGCCGGAGGGGGCCCCTCCCTGCTCGAGCGAAGCCGAGAGCTCGGGGGAGCGCGCGCCAAGGCACGCGAGCCCGGCATGATCCAAACGAGAGGCCCTAGTTACCGTCTCGCCGTTCTGCGAGCCGGCCCAGCAGTCCGCCGGCTTGAGCTCGTTCTGACGCCCGGCCAGGAGTACCCCCAGTGCCGCCGGCGCCCAGGCCCTCGATCGGGTCACGCCTGCAGCGAGCGCCACGGGCGGGTCATGCGTTCGGCGGGGGTGCCGTCGAGTACGCGGGCGGTGCGGGAGGCGGGGTCGAGGACCACGGTGGCCAGGCTCGCCCAGCGCCGGCCCGTCGGGGCGGTCATGTCGGGGAGGCAGGTCACCGGGGGCTCCCCCGGTCCGG
The Streptomyces sp. NBC_00234 DNA segment above includes these coding regions:
- a CDS encoding acetoacetate--CoA ligase, with protein sequence MSTDPDLLWSPSRATAESSNTAAFMRRLSETRGLTFSDYPELWRWSTTDTSAFWSAIWEFYGLDAVSGYDEVLADASMPGATWFTGARMNFAERCFSRSTDERPALISVSEDGVPEETSWQQLGRDVAAVAASLRAMGVGPGDRVAGYLPNTSHAVVALLASAAVGAVWTVCSPEFGTPGVLARLRQAEPTVLVAADGYSYGGKEFDRRPSAAEIVDGLPTVRHLIAVDHLYASAPPTSWCRRPEVVQHNWSALLDKRAELSFADVPFDHPLWILWSSGTTGVPKGMVQSHGGIVVELLKALGLGVDLRSDDRFFFQTSTSWMVWNFMVGGLLHGATIVLYDGSPTYPDVNGVWKVAEQTRATMVGVGAAYLVAAEKANAHPAAETDLSALRSVLQTGSSLPGSTWRWVYDRLAPDAWLQSICGGTDICSVLAGGSPLLPVRVGRIQCPALGVSLAAWDASGQPLVGEQGELVVTAPLPSMPLHFVDDPENLRYLASYFDVYPQVWRHGDWVTIDPDLSVVVAGRSDSTLNRMGVRMGSADIYAVVEQLPQIADSLVIGAELPDGGYFMPLFVVVAEGAAFDATLRTTIATFIKDELSPRHVPDAIIPIAAVPRTLTGKKLEVPVKRIIQGNRAADVTAEGTVTHPDVLAWFEDFATTLPTGR
- a CDS encoding RBBP9/YdeN family alpha/beta hydrolase; amino-acid sequence: MSLTTEPTVVIVPGLRDHVPEHWQTVLADKIADARTLPPLEKDRLSCDAQVAALDELVSDISGPVVIVAHSAGVMTTVHWAQRHRRPVRGALLATPPDFETTMPEGYTSLETLRDNGWTPVPRTALPFRSIVAASTNDPLADAGRVAGLARAWGSRLVDLGPVGHLNPASGYGAWPRAEEFIRELGRTPADMSA
- a CDS encoding MFS transporter; translation: MRLQTAGTPVPDTSPAPPAVSRRYAWLVFALSFGLLLSDYMSRQVLNAVFPLLKAEWLVSDAKLGTLSGVVALMVGVLTFPLSLLADRWGRVRILVLSATAWSLATLGCAIAASYGQMLLGRFMVGVGEAAYGSVGIAVVLSVFPVGVRATLSGAFIAGGSFGSVLGVSIGGAVAQELGWRWAFGVMGLFGLGLAAVYGFLITEKRLGSASTKRNTSMSGERAPVRTQLPRLFSSVSVVCAYVGSGLQMFIAMALLAWMPSFLNRYYDMPPGEAGLVAGVFALIGGAGMILCGIVADRLSRKAAARKWAVAIACSLGSLVLLMAGFHLPAGPLQLLLIGGGTLVAAGTAGPAAAMVANLTPAAIAATAFATLTLANSLLGLAPGPAVTGMLADHLGLLGALRLIPLVALVTSVVFTIGMFSYERDLRRLGLLPDPALKKAELQS
- a CDS encoding TauD/TfdA dioxygenase family protein — encoded protein: MPQTMHPREGAPAPARTGGRRASIRVEPLTCTIGAELFGVNLGEASRDDDLFTQIKELLLRYKVLFLRDQDISRAEHVAFAARFGPLEDHPVAGSDPAHPGLVRIYKDLDSKPEHYENALHCDATWRAAPPMGAVLRCVETPEVGGDTIWVNMAEAYRRLPEHIKAQVAGLRARHSIEATFGAAMAAEQRHELKARFPDPEHPVVRTHPETGEEILFVNAFTTHFVNYHTPENVRFGQDYAPGAGNLLNYLISQAAVPEYQVRWRWEKNSVAIWDNRSTQHYAVQDYWPAVRKMERAGIVGDATF
- a CDS encoding quinone oxidoreductase family protein, with protein sequence MAHAIRFHETGGPDVMRWEEVTTGEPGPGEVRIRHVAVGLNFADTYFRTGLYPAPLPAGLGVEASGVIEAVGEGVTDVAEGDRVTYTGSPLGAYSTERVMPADSLIKLPDGISCETAAAMTMRGLTSAYLLRRIHPLKSGDTVLLHAAAGGVGLILSQWAKLLGITVIGTVSSEEKAEVARAHGCDHIVYYRRENVAERVREITDGKGVPVVFDSVGKDTVAGSMASLQRRGLLVCFGTASGVPPLDAMQLAIHGSLFVTRPALADYIAEPAERAALAGELFGHVESGRIKVETNQRYALPDAAQAHRDLEGGRTTGSSVFVV
- a CDS encoding 3-keto-5-aminohexanoate cleavage protein translates to MHFFDDSLYPENQEKLVIQAAPYGPEWLPGDADDLPLTMDEHVQAAVDCYNAGATVLHIHVRELDGHGSKRLSMFNELMARLREAVPDMVLQIGGSISFAPEDEGGDAKWLSYDTRHMLAEITPRPDQVTIAINTNQMNIVELFDDEDIEGTSIAKPAYYKAYRDMVVEAGPDFYLEHLERLRAKDVQPHFQLANMAQLETVERLIRKGIYSGPLVLNYVAIGGGFAGRHPADLVEFIRRVPDGAVLTIEASMRAVAPMGAVGIALGAHVRVGNEDNLWQRKGERMSSVEQVEQMVRIADALGREVATGQDAKRIYRIGEWYADADETLARLGMVPNRRPGQRGSMLRDATN
- a CDS encoding AraC family transcriptional regulator; translated protein: MKPLVRNAALSSYVEVSQSLGLDPRALMKRVGLDPVGLAVPDRWIPGAAVIELLERSAASSHREDFGLLLAERRRVSNLGPISLVLRDEPDVRSALELLVRHEYMYNEMLHSRLSEASGLATLKVSLEVGEAMSTRQATELAVGAFHGVLRSFLGDRWQPLSVCFTHDAPADIATHRRVFGPVVEFGREFNGIVFYASDLKAPNPMSDPLLRTYARQYFESIAVSRDTTVLDRVSELIEVLLPTGRCSIEQVADSLGVDRRTVHRHLAVSGETFSSVLNATRIQLAEQLVANPRRSFTEISGLLGFSAPSAFSRWFRERFGCSPREWRVRGTVQRRPGED